In one window of Prevotella sp. E13-17 DNA:
- a CDS encoding ATP-binding protein translates to MERIIGRESELEKLSDYFESGKSEFIALYGRRRVGKTFLIRSFFKDQFDFYATGVIDGSRETEMEAFHNALVRYGHKGDKASTWIEAFTQLAELLERKNKNRKRRLIVFIDELPCFDTRRSGFLQALDLFWNSRASWIDNIYFVVCGSATSWMMRNIVNNKAGLHKRTTHTMHLRPFSLGQTEEYLKSRKFRWPRITVLQAYMVLGGVPYYLSLLDPKKNVPDNIDTLFFSAEPELENEYQRLFKSLFKNADSYMEIVRLLSTHRDGYTRSEIAKELKIADNGHLSDMLDDLEHCDFIRRYNNGSLQKNGIYQLIDFFSLFHYRFGTRRVTDEHFWRNTLGTPEQNNWYGLTFEKVCLWHVRQIVHGLRLDAIRHEYYAWRSQNSQPAVQIDLVIDRADGIVTICEMKYSKDDYTLDEKEYRNIIRRMETFQKETGHKGGVQVSLVTTYGLKENMYSEISPVPITMEELFG, encoded by the coding sequence ATGGAAAGAATTATTGGCAGGGAATCTGAATTAGAAAAACTTTCTGACTACTTTGAGTCAGGAAAGAGTGAATTCATAGCCTTATACGGTCGTCGACGTGTAGGTAAAACATTCCTTATCCGAAGTTTCTTTAAGGATCAGTTTGACTTCTATGCAACAGGAGTCATTGACGGGTCACGAGAAACTGAGATGGAGGCCTTCCATAATGCATTGGTACGCTATGGCCATAAAGGAGACAAAGCTTCCACATGGATTGAGGCTTTTACACAACTCGCGGAACTCTTGGAGAGGAAAAACAAGAACCGCAAGCGTCGTCTGATTGTGTTCATTGATGAATTACCTTGTTTCGACACACGTCGTTCTGGATTTTTGCAAGCATTGGATTTGTTTTGGAACAGTCGCGCCTCATGGATAGATAACATCTATTTCGTTGTGTGCGGTTCTGCAACATCATGGATGATGCGCAATATTGTCAACAACAAGGCAGGACTCCATAAGCGCACCACTCACACCATGCACCTACGTCCTTTCTCTCTTGGACAAACAGAGGAATATCTAAAAAGCAGGAAATTCCGTTGGCCAAGAATTACCGTATTGCAGGCTTATATGGTGCTTGGTGGAGTACCATACTATCTGAGTCTGCTTGATCCGAAGAAGAATGTGCCAGACAACATCGATACTCTTTTCTTCTCGGCAGAGCCAGAACTGGAGAATGAGTACCAGAGACTTTTCAAATCTCTCTTCAAAAATGCTGATTCATATATGGAGATTGTCCGACTACTCAGCACACATCGAGATGGTTACACTCGTTCAGAGATAGCGAAAGAGTTGAAGATTGCGGACAATGGCCATCTTAGTGACATGTTGGATGATTTGGAACATTGTGACTTTATCCGCCGTTATAACAATGGTTCATTACAGAAGAACGGAATATACCAGTTGATAGATTTCTTCTCTCTCTTCCACTATCGTTTTGGAACTCGCAGAGTGACGGATGAACATTTTTGGCGCAACACACTCGGCACCCCTGAGCAAAACAACTGGTATGGACTGACATTTGAGAAGGTCTGCCTTTGGCATGTAAGGCAGATTGTACATGGTTTGCGTCTTGATGCCATAAGGCATGAATACTATGCATGGCGCAGTCAGAACAGCCAACCTGCCGTTCAGATTGACTTGGTTATAGATCGTGCTGACGGTATCGTTACCATCTGTGAAATGAAATATTCCAAGGATGATTATACTCTTGATGAAAAAGAGTATAGAAATATCATCCGTCGCATGGAAACCTTCCAAAAGGAAACAGGACACAAAGGTGGTGTGCAAGTAAGCCTTGTAACGACATACGGACTCAAAGAGAACATGTATTCGGAAATATCGCCTGTGCCTATTACGATGGAAGAACTGTTTGGATAA
- a CDS encoding DUF4254 domain-containing protein encodes MTFTEQANQIFQQAIRDYHLTDNVDTPMRNPYERESIEYNLYLKCWIDTVQWHYEDIIRDPHIDPTEALSLKRRIDHSNQDRTDLVENIDSYFRHIYSDVKPLPDARLNTESPAWAVDRLSILALKIWHMEEQVEREDADEEHRQRCRAKLNVLLEQQADLSTAIDQLLEDIEAGRKYMKVYRQMKMYNDPSTNPVLYNNK; translated from the coding sequence ATGACTTTTACTGAACAAGCTAATCAGATCTTCCAACAGGCAATACGCGACTATCACCTGACAGACAATGTGGACACGCCCATGAGAAACCCTTACGAGCGTGAGTCAATAGAGTATAACCTCTATCTGAAATGCTGGATAGACACCGTACAGTGGCACTATGAAGACATCATACGCGATCCACACATCGACCCCACAGAAGCGCTGTCGCTGAAACGCCGCATCGACCACTCAAATCAAGACCGCACAGACCTAGTGGAAAACATCGACTCTTACTTCCGTCATATCTATAGCGACGTGAAGCCCCTGCCAGACGCACGACTGAACACCGAGAGTCCCGCATGGGCCGTGGACCGACTGTCGATACTGGCACTGAAAATATGGCACATGGAGGAACAGGTAGAGCGCGAGGATGCCGACGAGGAACACCGCCAGCGCTGCCGCGCCAAGCTCAACGTGCTGCTGGAACAGCAGGCCGATCTCTCTACCGCCATCGACCAACTGCTGGAAGACATCGAGGCTGGACGCAAATACATGAAGGTGTATCGCCAGATGAAGATGTACAACGACCCCAGCACCAACCCTGTGCTGTATAACAACAAATGA
- a CDS encoding glycoside hydrolase family 32 protein yields the protein MNIIIAVMALIAVACKTEDPNVILQERAFVSGTSVNVEQNIPTIDNGWYREKNRPQIHFTPEKNWINDPNGMVYANGIWHLYYQYNPYGHDWGNISWGHATSTDLFHWKEQPVVLEPDELGYIYSGSAVLDKNNTAGFGENAIVAMYTAHGAHEQQCIAYSTDGGMTFTKYEGNPVIKNTTHGDYRDPKVVWDDVTSMWYCVFALGGEHTAQIWKSANLREWSICSTFNASAYPKCNDGIWECTDLFPMQYKGERKWVLTVNISGGGPVLGSGTMYFVGDFNGKRFVADHYNYPLWEDHGMDDYASVTWSNTGDRTVCIGWMNNQAYGGYPVSPWRCCMTLPREMVLEEHDGQPLLKTTIVSEIEGIADDWHSVKGQTASISSLLGALPMGMNGTKPSLDAYQINVTIDTSADCEIKLSNSVEQAYTVKYLAATRELVINRGAKTGNTGFHPNFAIPDMRSSVFSNKEKVTLCLYVDQSNIEVTTDDGSVIMSTLVFPDFIYDQLMVSGQKAKSKIRNLNRVWKKD from the coding sequence ATGAATATAATAATAGCAGTAATGGCTCTCATCGCAGTGGCCTGCAAGACAGAAGATCCGAATGTGATACTACAAGAGCGCGCATTCGTGAGCGGAACATCAGTGAACGTGGAACAAAACATTCCCACCATTGACAACGGATGGTACAGGGAGAAAAACCGTCCACAGATACACTTCACACCAGAGAAGAACTGGATCAACGACCCCAACGGCATGGTGTATGCCAACGGCATTTGGCATCTTTACTACCAATACAACCCCTACGGACACGACTGGGGTAACATCTCGTGGGGCCACGCCACCTCTACCGACCTGTTTCACTGGAAAGAACAGCCCGTGGTGCTCGAACCCGACGAGCTGGGCTATATCTATTCAGGATCGGCCGTGCTCGACAAAAACAATACCGCCGGCTTTGGCGAGAATGCCATCGTGGCGATGTACACCGCGCATGGTGCTCACGAACAGCAGTGTATCGCCTACAGCACCGACGGGGGCATGACTTTCACTAAGTATGAAGGTAACCCTGTCATCAAAAACACCACCCATGGCGACTATCGCGACCCCAAAGTGGTGTGGGACGACGTGACCAGCATGTGGTACTGCGTCTTCGCGCTGGGCGGAGAGCACACCGCGCAGATATGGAAATCGGCCAACCTCAGGGAATGGAGCATCTGCAGCACCTTCAATGCCAGCGCATATCCAAAATGCAACGATGGTATATGGGAATGTACCGACCTGTTTCCCATGCAGTACAAAGGCGAACGCAAATGGGTGCTCACGGTGAACATCAGCGGCGGCGGCCCTGTCCTTGGCTCGGGCACCATGTACTTTGTGGGTGATTTCAACGGCAAACGTTTTGTTGCTGACCACTATAACTACCCCCTCTGGGAAGACCACGGCATGGACGACTATGCCAGCGTGACTTGGAGCAATACGGGCGATAGAACGGTGTGCATCGGCTGGATGAACAACCAGGCGTATGGCGGTTATCCGGTGTCACCTTGGCGCTGCTGCATGACGCTGCCTCGCGAAATGGTGCTGGAGGAACACGATGGACAGCCACTGCTGAAGACCACCATCGTCAGCGAGATTGAAGGCATCGCCGATGACTGGCACTCGGTGAAGGGGCAGACAGCCTCTATATCATCCTTGCTTGGGGCACTTCCCATGGGTATGAATGGCACAAAACCATCGCTCGATGCCTATCAGATAAATGTAACGATAGACACGAGTGCTGACTGCGAGATAAAGCTGTCTAACAGCGTGGAACAGGCCTACACCGTGAAATATCTGGCGGCAACGAGGGAACTTGTCATCAACCGAGGTGCCAAGACAGGAAACACGGGCTTCCATCCCAACTTCGCCATCCCCGACATGCGCTCATCTGTCTTCTCAAACAAGGAAAAGGTGACACTCTGCCTGTATGTAGATCAGTCGAATATTGAGGTGACTACCGACGATGGCTCGGTCATCATGTCAACACTGGTGTTCCCTGACTTCATCTATGACCAACTGATGGTAAGCGGACAGAAGGCTAAGTCGAAAATCAGAAACCTAAACAGGGTGTGGAAGAAGGATTGA
- a CDS encoding glycosyltransferase family 9 protein, which translates to MKRQHLLIIRFSALGDVAMMVPVVYSLAMQYPELRITVLSKPFARSFFEDLAPNVNFMAADIKGEYQGMKGLNSLYRRLVAKQFTHVADLHSVLRSNYLRLRFMMGHFKVQHIDKHRKDRRQLVKPHNKLRRPLPPQQRNYMEVFEKLGFPIKELTFNSVFPAEGGNLNMLPKAIGPKRYWEQWIGIAPFAAHQGKIYPPEKMGLVVKQLTEKYPKCRIFLFGRGKEEDRHFKKWVKEMPQCVFVGWHLENMHQELILMSHLDVMISMDSANMHLASLTGTPVVSIWGATHPMAGFMGYKQKEENCVQLDLDCRPCSVYGQKPCVFGDYHCMTGITPEMIVGKLDAILNKVRQTDK; encoded by the coding sequence ATGAAACGACAGCACTTACTCATTATCCGGTTCTCTGCGTTAGGCGACGTGGCCATGATGGTGCCCGTGGTCTATTCGTTGGCCATGCAATATCCCGAACTGAGAATCACGGTGCTGAGTAAGCCGTTTGCCCGCAGCTTCTTTGAAGACCTGGCACCCAATGTGAACTTCATGGCTGCCGACATCAAAGGCGAATATCAAGGCATGAAAGGACTGAACTCGCTCTACCGCCGACTGGTGGCAAAGCAGTTCACACACGTGGCAGACCTGCACTCGGTGCTGCGCTCCAACTACCTCAGACTGCGCTTCATGATGGGGCACTTCAAGGTGCAACACATCGACAAGCACCGTAAAGACCGCCGCCAACTGGTGAAGCCTCACAACAAGCTGCGACGACCACTGCCGCCACAGCAGAGAAACTACATGGAGGTGTTCGAAAAACTGGGGTTCCCCATCAAGGAACTGACCTTCAACTCGGTGTTCCCGGCTGAAGGAGGCAACCTGAACATGCTGCCAAAGGCCATCGGACCAAAACGCTACTGGGAACAGTGGATAGGCATTGCGCCCTTTGCTGCACATCAGGGCAAGATCTATCCTCCCGAGAAGATGGGACTGGTGGTGAAACAACTTACAGAGAAGTATCCGAAATGCCGCATCTTCCTCTTTGGACGCGGCAAGGAGGAAGACCGACATTTCAAGAAATGGGTGAAGGAAATGCCACAGTGTGTATTCGTGGGCTGGCATCTGGAAAACATGCATCAGGAACTGATACTGATGAGCCATCTGGATGTGATGATATCAATGGACTCTGCCAATATGCACTTGGCCTCACTGACAGGCACACCCGTGGTCAGCATCTGGGGTGCCACACACCCCATGGCCGGATTTATGGGCTACAAACAAAAAGAGGAAAACTGCGTACAGCTGGACCTGGACTGCAGACCATGCAGCGTGTATGGCCAAAAACCATGTGTCTTTGGCGACTATCACTGCATGACTGGCATCACTCCCGAGATGATTGTAGGGAAGTTGGATGCTATTTTAAATAAGGTTCGGCAAACTGATAAATAA
- a CDS encoding virulence RhuM family protein, which translates to MPKKFEIRNSTAEFLIFQLEGKEQGVEVYYKDKTVWCTQKAMGVLFDCSADNIGLHLKHIFASGELEKDSVTEKISATASDGKNYLTQFYNLDAVISVGYRVNSIRATQFRQWATSVLREYAIRGYVLDRKRMENGTFLGEDYFEHLLAEIREIRLSERRFYQKLTDIYATSMDYNKDAPTTRLFYKRIQNKMHYAVHQHTAAELIMERADAEKEHMGLTTWENAPDGKIVKTDVSIAKNYLNEMELEDMGHIVTAVLDFAESRAKRHIPMTMEDWAKRIDAYLSSDERPLLNDAGSVTHEEAVLHAETEFEKYRIVQDRLFQSDFDKYLGELPFEEKDSE; encoded by the coding sequence ATGCCTAAGAAATTCGAGATAAGAAACAGTACAGCCGAGTTCCTGATTTTCCAACTAGAAGGTAAAGAACAGGGTGTTGAGGTGTACTATAAGGATAAAACTGTATGGTGCACCCAGAAGGCCATGGGGGTGTTGTTCGATTGTTCGGCAGATAATATTGGACTGCATCTGAAGCACATCTTTGCGAGCGGTGAATTGGAGAAAGATTCAGTTACCGAGAAAATCTCGGCAACTGCTTCTGACGGCAAGAATTACCTGACTCAATTCTACAATCTCGATGCCGTCATCAGCGTGGGCTATCGTGTGAACAGCATCCGTGCCACCCAGTTCCGCCAGTGGGCCACAAGCGTGCTTCGAGAGTATGCCATCCGTGGCTATGTGCTTGATAGGAAGCGCATGGAGAATGGAACCTTCTTGGGCGAGGATTACTTTGAGCACCTGCTGGCAGAGATTCGAGAGATTCGTCTTTCAGAGCGTCGTTTCTACCAGAAGCTGACAGACATCTATGCCACCAGTATGGACTATAACAAGGATGCACCCACCACGCGGCTGTTCTATAAGCGCATTCAAAACAAGATGCACTATGCTGTGCATCAGCATACGGCAGCGGAGCTCATCATGGAGCGGGCTGATGCCGAAAAGGAACATATGGGCCTAACCACCTGGGAGAATGCGCCCGATGGCAAAATAGTTAAAACGGATGTTTCTATCGCCAAAAATTATCTGAACGAGATGGAACTCGAAGATATGGGGCATATCGTAACTGCTGTGCTTGACTTTGCCGAGAGCCGTGCCAAGCGCCATATCCCTATGACGATGGAGGATTGGGCCAAACGTATTGATGCCTATCTGAGCAGCGACGAGCGCCCTTTGTTGAACGATGCTGGTAGTGTAACTCACGAAGAGGCTGTGCTACATGCTGAAACTGAGTTTGAGAAGTATCGTATCGTGCAGGACCGCCTGTTCCAAAGCGACTTTGACAAATACCTAGGCGAACTGCCATTTGAGGAGAAAGACTCCGAATAA
- a CDS encoding HU family DNA-binding protein has product MSLFYKFRQNTDVTTPKAYKKWFARAVHTETVGIRELSEQMQCNSTVKRSDILAVLSELADAMTTELQNGHKVYLEGIGTFMLGISSRGCDHTKDFRTDRDVVNVHVVFQPDTYKTRNGVKRHALTDGTRLVEMPHYQKPE; this is encoded by the coding sequence ATGTCACTTTTTTATAAATTCAGACAGAACACAGACGTTACTACTCCCAAGGCCTACAAGAAGTGGTTTGCACGAGCCGTCCACACCGAAACGGTGGGCATCCGCGAACTGTCGGAACAGATGCAGTGCAACAGCACGGTGAAGCGGTCGGACATCCTGGCCGTGCTGAGCGAACTGGCCGACGCCATGACCACCGAACTGCAGAACGGGCACAAGGTCTATCTGGAGGGCATCGGCACCTTCATGCTGGGCATCAGCAGCAGGGGATGCGACCACACAAAGGACTTCAGGACAGACCGCGACGTGGTGAATGTGCACGTGGTGTTTCAGCCCGACACCTACAAGACGCGCAACGGCGTGAAGCGACATGCCCTGACCGACGGCACACGCCTCGTGGAAATGCCTCACTACCAGAAACCTGAGTAG
- a CDS encoding DMT family transporter — protein sequence MNKLVYHLVAFLVVAIWGTTFIYTKLLLMAGLTAAQIFTLRFIIAYVLLLAYALRRRSFRWFAASWRDELLMAALGLSGGTLYFLTENTSMVYTTTTNTSLIVCLSPLFATGLISLFYRSQRLRGIQIVGTLMAALGVVVVVLNGHFVLHLSPLGDALALGACLCWAFYSLLMIPASQHYRTLFITRKVFFYGLVFMVPYFLMRPEETWIFTPRVFHVFTLQMVLNLLFLGCIASMLCFIAWNWSLKKLGAVVATNYVYFNPVTTVLFAWLMLSERITLYFLVGTMLILTGMFFSNKR from the coding sequence ATGAACAAACTGGTTTATCACTTAGTAGCCTTTCTTGTGGTCGCCATCTGGGGCACCACGTTTATATACACCAAACTGCTGCTCATGGCAGGACTCACGGCAGCCCAGATTTTCACCCTCCGATTCATCATCGCCTATGTGCTGTTGCTGGCCTATGCCCTGCGTCGCCGCTCCTTCCGCTGGTTTGCCGCATCGTGGCGTGACGAGCTGCTCATGGCCGCCCTCGGTCTCAGCGGTGGCACCCTCTACTTCCTCACCGAGAACACCTCCATGGTCTATACCACCACCACCAATACCTCGCTCATCGTCTGTCTCAGTCCGCTGTTTGCCACCGGACTTATCAGTCTCTTCTATCGCTCCCAGCGACTGCGTGGCATCCAGATTGTGGGCACGCTGATGGCAGCCCTGGGTGTTGTTGTCGTCGTGCTCAACGGCCATTTCGTGCTCCACCTGTCGCCTCTGGGCGACGCCCTTGCCCTGGGTGCCTGTCTCTGCTGGGCGTTCTATTCGCTGCTGATGATACCCGCCAGCCAGCACTATCGCACCCTGTTCATCACCCGTAAAGTGTTCTTCTACGGACTCGTGTTCATGGTGCCCTACTTCCTCATGCGCCCCGAGGAGACATGGATTTTCACCCCCCGCGTGTTCCACGTGTTCACCCTCCAGATGGTGCTCAACCTCCTGTTTCTGGGCTGCATAGCCTCCATGCTCTGCTTCATTGCATGGAACTGGTCTCTCAAGAAGCTCGGAGCCGTCGTAGCCACCAACTACGTCTATTTCAACCCCGTCACCACCGTCCTCTTTGCCTGGCTCATGCTCTCCGAGCGCATCACCCTCTACTTCCTCGTCGGCACGATGCTCATCCTCACCGGCATGTTCTTTAGTAACAAGCGATAG
- a CDS encoding patatin-like phospholipase family protein, giving the protein MKRIIFLLACLLTISSVNAEQQSHRKKVAVVLSGGGAKGVAHIGVLKVLEKAGIPVDIITGTSMGSIVGGLYAIGYNAHSLDSLVRNQDWTYVITDRENLKNQSLSDREKQNTYFISTNTTVVRRNKNAGGLITGKNISELFNKLCVGYTDSLDFSRDLPIPFACVATDIINYEEYDFHSGRLPQAMRASMAIPAVFSPVRLDDKVLVDGGLRNNYPVDIAREMGADIVIGVSVSDHPMGYDDVWGTMSVLNQIINMNCKNKFDENKDNTDLYLYVDPEGYTAASFSPTAIDTLIQRGEDEAMRHWDEIVALKKRIGIDDNFKPTILHPLSPRVMTMKQKIDSCAFVDMTPQDERFLKQKFHLDRLDSIDATLEQQITTSIRVDLFYQTAKCQLEPTKDGQVLRIIAGQRRRSRFHAGARYDNEEYAAVQLGLDVPMKSAIPINTDFTMRLGKRLMARGELTIHPLSFTRPTLRCTFYRNDIDIYADGDRDYNIRYNQFQAELTPINLNLRHFNLQMGVRWDHLHYRNKLGSESSIQLTLKNEHFYSYRALLNYNSEDNWYFPTRGARFKAEYAYLTDNFAKLDGKPGVSDVNANWRISFTMGSRFTLQPMFYGRILLGDNVPLVMGNTIGGEWFGHYVEQQMPFAGIGNMEYVDHQFVAAQLQAQQRIGTNHFVMLRMAGGQQAHHLKSLLENKTLLGTQLAYYYRTLLGPAGATMGYSNQTKQLYFYLNLGFEF; this is encoded by the coding sequence ATGAAGAGAATCATATTTCTACTGGCTTGCTTGCTGACCATCAGCAGCGTGAATGCAGAACAACAGTCACACAGAAAGAAAGTGGCTGTCGTGCTGAGTGGCGGAGGCGCCAAAGGCGTGGCACACATCGGGGTGCTGAAGGTGCTGGAAAAAGCCGGCATACCCGTTGACATCATCACTGGCACCTCGATGGGCAGCATCGTGGGCGGACTCTATGCCATTGGCTATAATGCCCACTCGCTCGACTCGCTGGTGCGCAACCAGGACTGGACCTACGTGATCACCGACCGCGAGAATCTGAAAAACCAGAGCCTGAGCGACCGCGAGAAGCAGAACACCTACTTCATATCGACCAACACCACCGTGGTGAGGCGCAACAAGAATGCGGGCGGACTGATCACCGGCAAGAACATTTCTGAACTGTTCAACAAGCTCTGCGTGGGCTACACCGACTCGCTCGACTTCTCGCGCGACCTGCCCATACCGTTTGCCTGTGTGGCCACCGACATCATCAACTACGAGGAGTACGACTTCCACAGCGGCCGACTGCCACAAGCCATGCGCGCCTCGATGGCCATACCTGCCGTCTTCTCGCCCGTGAGACTCGACGACAAGGTGCTGGTGGATGGCGGTCTGCGCAACAACTATCCGGTGGATATAGCACGAGAGATGGGTGCCGACATCGTGATAGGTGTCTCGGTGAGCGACCACCCCATGGGCTATGACGACGTGTGGGGCACCATGAGCGTGCTGAACCAGATTATCAACATGAACTGTAAGAACAAGTTTGACGAGAATAAAGACAACACCGACCTCTACCTCTACGTAGATCCTGAGGGCTATACCGCCGCCAGCTTCTCGCCCACCGCCATCGACACACTGATACAGCGCGGCGAAGACGAGGCCATGCGCCACTGGGACGAGATCGTGGCACTGAAAAAGCGCATCGGCATAGACGACAACTTCAAGCCCACCATCCTGCACCCGCTGAGCCCCAGGGTGATGACCATGAAACAGAAGATAGACAGTTGCGCGTTTGTAGATATGACACCGCAGGACGAGCGATTCCTGAAACAGAAGTTCCACCTGGACAGACTGGACAGCATCGACGCCACACTGGAACAGCAGATCACCACCTCCATACGTGTGGATCTGTTCTACCAGACAGCCAAGTGCCAACTGGAGCCCACCAAAGACGGACAGGTGCTGAGAATCATTGCAGGACAACGCAGACGAAGTCGCTTTCATGCCGGCGCACGCTACGACAACGAAGAGTATGCCGCCGTGCAACTGGGACTGGACGTGCCCATGAAGAGCGCCATACCAATCAACACCGACTTTACCATGAGACTGGGCAAACGACTGATGGCACGCGGCGAACTGACCATCCACCCACTGAGCTTCACGCGACCCACGCTGCGCTGCACCTTCTATCGCAACGACATAGACATCTACGCAGATGGCGACCGCGACTACAACATACGGTACAATCAGTTTCAAGCCGAGCTGACACCCATCAACCTCAACCTGCGGCACTTCAACCTGCAGATGGGCGTCAGATGGGATCATCTGCACTACCGCAACAAACTGGGATCAGAATCATCGATACAGCTGACACTGAAGAACGAACACTTCTACAGCTACCGCGCCCTACTGAACTATAACAGCGAAGACAACTGGTACTTCCCCACTCGTGGTGCACGCTTCAAGGCTGAGTATGCCTACCTGACCGACAACTTCGCCAAACTGGACGGCAAGCCGGGCGTCAGCGACGTGAACGCCAACTGGCGCATCTCGTTCACCATGGGAAGCCGCTTCACACTGCAACCCATGTTCTACGGACGCATACTGCTGGGCGACAACGTGCCACTCGTGATGGGCAACACCATCGGTGGCGAGTGGTTCGGTCACTACGTGGAACAGCAGATGCCTTTTGCCGGCATCGGCAACATGGAATATGTGGATCATCAATTTGTGGCAGCCCAGCTGCAAGCTCAACAACGCATAGGCACCAACCACTTCGTGATGCTACGCATGGCCGGCGGACAACAGGCCCACCACCTGAAAAGCCTGCTCGAAAACAAGACACTGCTGGGCACACAGCTGGCCTACTACTATCGCACGCTGCTGGGCCCTGCAGGGGCAACCATGGGATATAGCAACCAGACAAAACAACTGTATTTCTACTTGAACCTGGGCTTTGAATTTTGA
- a CDS encoding DUF4960 domain-containing protein, giving the protein MKRTIYYFCRQRFFGFPLAMICMALMGCTKAADDIIIPPASLTLDAFYTGYISSTEQDNGVVWTWSLLPDNMQMDITITCNGIPYCHETTRATTLIQKDLDTNVRYDYLFRLFDGTHYSDAIMKTYTRQGATKPQQLCVEQQEGTDAYELLVSWTPSYDATEILLKGTNGIRMVQETLKGDATTYTIDQITDNETWTFELTALNEKGSSLPVTTIFKSGKQKVAFLSQYASPEECVNMGDDDEASAWLWFHETYPNSKFLSASDIKATEDLADYRVLFYIRDIDSGNEDDAWNQPVSIQQATPYIREWYKAGGNMVLWQHAVAFITDLGRMDRDMMRSVDHRVTIGNGSWNGGIWHMAVQINPGSYFVEDFSSHPLYKDVDVRTDGRSKYVTVKGPAWTEDHNIVFHNLPSLITGYNNQDPRCYDALTEIYGIYPLGVWDSQIDWVSQLNVWEARQGNTECRGTLLCIGNGGCEFSYKNSDGTPDKNAYPHNSQYQSNVLKMARNAIEYLKTR; this is encoded by the coding sequence ATGAAAAGAACTATTTATTATTTCTGCCGACAACGGTTCTTCGGCTTTCCATTAGCGATGATCTGTATGGCACTGATGGGCTGCACAAAAGCGGCCGACGACATCATCATTCCACCAGCATCACTTACTCTTGATGCTTTCTACACGGGCTACATCAGTAGCACAGAACAGGACAATGGGGTGGTTTGGACGTGGTCACTCCTTCCTGACAACATGCAGATGGACATCACCATCACTTGCAACGGCATTCCCTACTGCCATGAAACTACACGCGCCACAACCCTCATTCAAAAGGATCTTGATACTAATGTGCGTTACGACTACCTGTTCCGACTCTTCGACGGCACCCACTACAGCGATGCTATCATGAAGACCTACACCCGCCAGGGAGCCACAAAACCACAACAGCTCTGCGTTGAACAGCAAGAGGGTACCGACGCCTACGAACTGTTGGTCAGCTGGACACCGAGCTACGACGCAACCGAGATTCTGCTGAAAGGAACCAATGGCATCCGAATGGTACAGGAAACACTGAAAGGCGATGCCACCACATATACGATAGATCAAATTACCGACAACGAGACGTGGACCTTCGAGCTGACGGCACTCAATGAAAAGGGTAGCTCGCTGCCTGTGACCACCATCTTCAAGTCGGGCAAACAAAAGGTGGCTTTCCTGAGCCAGTATGCCTCACCAGAGGAGTGCGTGAACATGGGCGATGACGATGAAGCCAGCGCATGGCTGTGGTTTCACGAAACATATCCCAACAGCAAGTTTCTCAGCGCTTCCGACATCAAAGCAACTGAGGATCTTGCCGACTATCGGGTGCTCTTCTATATACGCGATATAGACAGCGGAAACGAAGACGACGCATGGAACCAGCCAGTTAGCATTCAGCAGGCCACGCCCTATATACGCGAGTGGTATAAGGCGGGTGGAAACATGGTACTGTGGCAGCACGCCGTGGCATTCATCACCGACCTGGGGCGCATGGACAGAGACATGATGCGCAGTGTGGATCACCGGGTGACCATAGGCAACGGCAGCTGGAATGGAGGCATCTGGCACATGGCAGTACAGATAAACCCTGGCAGCTATTTCGTGGAGGACTTCTCCTCTCATCCTCTCTATAAGGATGTAGATGTGCGCACCGACGGACGTTCTAAGTATGTGACCGTGAAAGGACCGGCATGGACTGAAGACCATAATATTGTGTTCCATAACCTGCCAAGTCTGATAACAGGCTACAACAACCAGGACCCCCGCTGCTACGATGCACTGACTGAGATTTACGGCATCTACCCATTGGGGGTATGGGACTCACAGATAGACTGGGTGAGTCAGCTCAACGTATGGGAAGCCCGTCAGGGCAATACCGAGTGTCGGGGCACGCTGCTATGCATAGGCAACGGTGGCTGTGAGTTCTCTTACAAGAATAGCGACGGCACGCCCGACAAGAATGCTTATCCGCACAATAGTCAGTACCAGTCAAATGTTTTAAAAATGGCAAGAAACGCAATAGAGTACCTTAAAACACGATAA